The genome window CTCCGTCGAGCAGCCGGCGAGGCCCGCGATGCCGACCGCGCCGGCGCCCTTGAGTACGTCGCGTCGCTGGATTCGTCGCTTCATGCTGTGAGCGTATACCATACGAGCGCTTATAAGTGTATCCACGATCACAAATACCACAGCGCCGGAATTCGGACGCAGCAAGCCGCTTCCGTTCGGTACAGCCGCGCTCTCCCGACCGTTCGCCGATCGGCGGTCGACCGCGAACGCGGGGGTCGTTCTCGCTCGCTGATAGGATATCGGGCCGCGGGGCGGCGCGGTCGCCTCCGGCTTAGTACCCCTGCGCGTTCCCGTCCTTCCGGGGCTCCGTGGCGGCCGACAGCACTCCGCCTTCGTTCCGGGCGATCTGTGCGCCGCCGAACATGACCGGCGAGAGCGTCCGCACGTCGTGGTCCTTCCGGACCAGCTTCGCCGCGGCGTCGTCGTCGAAGTGCGGTTCGAGCCCCAGCTCGCCGCTCTCGCGGTAGCGCCAGCGCGGCTCGTCGAGCGCGCGCTGGAGCGGCATATCGTAGTCGACGATGTTCGAGATCACCTGAACGTGGCCCTGCGGCTGCATGTACCCGCCCATCACGCCGAACGCGGCCCAGTCGTCCTCGTCGAACCGGACGACGCCCGGGATGAGCGTGTGGAACGGGCGCTTGCCGGGTTCGAGGCTGTTCGGGTGGTCCGGGTCGAGCGAGAACGACGCGCCGCGGTTCTGGAGCGCGATGCCGGTGTCGCCGGCGACCAGGCCGGAGCCGAAGCCAGCGAACCGCGAGTTGATGTACGAGACGACGTTGCCCGCCTCGTCGGCGACGGTGAGGAGGACGGTGTCAGCGTCCTCCGCGTTCGCGTTCGGCACGCCGAAGGAGACGTCGTGCGAGGCGGTCTCGCCGACGCCAGCGGCGCGCTCCGCCGCCCACTCCTCCGAGGCGAGCGGCGGGACCTCCTCGTACTCGGGATCGGTGATGTAGCGGTGGCCGTCGTGGAACGCCCGCTTCATGGCCTCCGCGAAGTAGTGGACGCGCTCCGGCGAGTCGTACTCGTACTCGCCGGCGCCGAGCTCGCTCGCGACGTTGAGCGCTTCGAGGGCGATCAGTCCCTGGTTGTTCGGCGGGAGCTCGTACACCTCGGCGCCGTTGTAGGTCGTCGACACCGGGTCCGGCCACTCCACCTCGAAGTCGGCGAGGTCGTCGACGGTCATGAACCCGCCCCGCGACTGGACCTCGTCGGCGATCGCCTCCGCGATCTCCCCCTCGTACACCGCGTCGGCGCCCTCCTCGGCGATCGTCCGCATCGACTCGCCGAGCCGGGGGAGCGTCACCGTCTGGCCGACGCTCGGGGGCTCGTCGTCGAAGAGGAACGCCTCGCGGGCGTGGTCGTCGCTGAACAGCGCGTCGGCGCTCGCCCAGTACGACGCGATCACCTCGGACACCGGGTACCCCTCGGTCGCGTAGCGGATGGCGGGCGCGAGCGCGTCGGCGAGGCTGAGGCGTCCGAGCTCCTCGACGGTCGCCTCCCAGCCCCGGGCCGTTCCGGGGACCGTGACCGCGTGCGGGCCGTAAAAGGGCATCCCGGCCTCGCCGGCGTCGTCGACCGCGTAGCCGCCGTCGTCGGGGTAGTACGAGTCGGCGTCGTCGTCCTCGGCGAGCGCCGCCTTGACGTTCTCGATCGTCGCGTCCGCGGGCGCGCCGCCGCAGGAGCGCATCGCGCCCACGTCGCCGTCGGCGGTCCGGTACAGGGCGAACACGTCGCCCCCGAGCCCGGTCGAGGTGGGCTCGACGACGTTGAGCGCGGCCGCGGTCGCGACCGCGGCGTCGAACGCGTTGCCGCCCTCTCGGAGGACTTCGATTCCCGCTTCGCTCGCGAGCGGCTGACTGGTCGCCACCACGCCGCGCTGACCGTACACGGTCGACCGGCGCGACGTGAATCGGTCTAAGTCTGGCTCCATACGGTTCCGTCCGGGGCGCGAGAGAATAAAGCTCCGACCGGATGTGTCCGGTGTCGGTCCGCCGCGGTCGGCGGGACGCTCGGCTGCGACCGCGGACTGCTCAGGAGTGTTTGGCCGCCAGCACGTCGATCTCGTCGACCTGCGGCTCCTCGACGAACAGCTCGTCGGCGCGCTCGAACAGCTCCGCCGCGATCTCGCCGTCGAGGTGCGCCTGTCGGCCCTCCTCGTCGGGGAACGTGTCGAAGATGCCGAACGTGGTCTCGTCGAGCCGCAGCGCGAACCACGTCGTCGTCTTCTCCTCGGCCTCGGCCGCGGGGAGCGCGGACTCGAGGAACTCGGCCACCTCGTCGGCCTTCTCGGGCTTGGCTTCCAGCCGCGCCTGAAGCGCGTACTCGGAGTCGGACATTCCAGTAGATCGGAGGGCTGCGAGGCGTAAAACTCCCGTGACACCGGGTATCCGGACGCGGGGGGTATCCGGACGCGAAGCCCGATCCCTATCGACGGGCCGGGGGGACACGTCGACCGGTGCGACGGCACGCCTCACACTTCCTCTGAGCCGGCGGACGGGGCGGCCGGCATGGCGAGCGCGCCACGGTGCTGACCCGGTGTCACGGGGACAACGCCACTGTGCCCCGATCGAGCCGGAGCGTTCAGATGTACCCGAGATCCCGGCCGACCTCGCGCAGCGCGTCCTCCTGTCGGTCGGTGTCGTCGGAGTGGAGGTCGGCGATGATCCGCCGCTTGTCCGCCGTGCCGTACTCGGTGTGTATCTCCTTCACCAGGCCCTTGAGATCGGACTCGCTGAGCGTCTCGCCGGCGACTCGCCGCGAGATCTGCTGAATTCGCTCCGCGGTCCGATCGTACAGCTCGGTCTCCGAGATCGGATCGCGCGTCTGCTTCGCGGACCCGGCGGACGCTTCCGTCTCCGAAGCCGGATCGCGATCGATCCCGGCTCGCCTGTCTTTTTCCTCGCGGAGCTTCTGCTCCATCGGCGAGTGAATCGGATCGTCGAGCAACAGGTTCAGCTCGTCGTTCGTCAGGTCTCGCGGACTCGTCGCGCCGGTGTACAGGGACTCTTCGAGCCGCTCCTCGGAGGACTGGAAGTACTCCTCCGGCGCCCCGTCCCAACCGGTGCTGTTCGTCCAAGCGGTCACGTCACACCAGTTGGACTACCAACAGATTGTATCTTTCGGGGAAGTCCCTCGTGGCGCGATGTTCGGAAGCCGGCGTGACCGGAACACGGGACGGGGGTTCGAGTCGACCGAAACTCGACGTGCTTCTTCACCACTACTCTCTACCTACTGCGGTTCCGATAAAAACGAGTTTTTGGCTCTGTTGAAATCCTCTTTTTCAGATGGGCTCTTACCTGAAAAAAGTGGTCGCTGAAGAGTGCTTCTTGGTTGGTTTCGGGAGTGAGTGTAGTACGTCGTGAGTGAGGCTATTTATAAGCAGGATCGCGGTTTTGCTGTCGGTTATTTATAAGTGACTGACGCTGCTGCGGTGAGGGCCTTCAAAGCCCCAGCCGCGAGGCGGACGCACGCTCGCTGCGTTCCTTGGTCGCTCACTCCGTTCGCTCCCTGCGGTGTCGCCGGCGGCTTCGCCGCCGGCTTTCCGTGGGCGTAGCGCCACGCTACTTACGTCGCCTGCGTCCGTCTCGCGGCTGCCCCTTTGAGTCCCGCCCCGCACAGTCCCGCAACCGCACCTCACCCCTCCCCAACCTCGTCAGTCGCCTCCGCTTCGCTCCGGCGACTGACTCCCTCGCGGGCTGGCTCGCGGCCGCCGGTGGCGGCCGCTCGCAGGCGCGCCACCGCATTCTCTTTTTATAAGCGCTTGTCGCCGTCGCTCACGACTATTTGAATACTGTCTCGTCGCCACCGATCTGCGATACTCACTCCCGCTATCGCTCGCCGCTACCCCTGTACTGAGCGATTGGGGTGAAAACTATTAGATTCAGAGGATTTCAACAGAACCGAGCTTTTATATTTCAGAGGATTCACCCAATACAGGGCCTTTCGACCATGTCTCGTGACACCGATCACGGCGGTACCTTGGTCGCGGTAGTGGTGTTCGTCTGTTTTCTCGCTGGATTGGCGTCGGTCATCTCCGCGATGGCGACGTTCCTGCTGAACCCGTTCGGTATCGCAGACGCGTTCCCCTCGCTGCTAGTCGTTCCCGATCCGATCGGGGCAGTTCAGCGAGGCAGCGTCGGCGTCGGCCTGATTCTGCTGGCGGAGGTGGTTGATGCGCTGACGGGGCCGGAATACGTCGTCACCGACGCCGGCCTTGACGACGGTGTTATGATGAGTACCGCTGTACAGAGCGGGCTGATACTGTTGCTGTCCGGGATCTCCCTGTATTTCTCTCTCACGGGCCTCTTGCTCCTGCCATCGACGGTTTCGCTCCTTCTGGAATTCGCGGTCGTCGACGCTCTCGTCTCGGTCGTCGAAGCGGGCTTGTGGGTCGGTGTTGGTCTCCTGTTTCTGGGACTGGTGATGTGGCTCGCCCGTGAGAAACAGGCCGAAGGGACCCAGCCGCCGGAACCGACTGGAGCGGGCACTCGACAAGAGCGCGGAGATGGTTCCCGTGCTGATGCCCACGATGACGGGCCGGACTCAACCGGCGTCGAAAACGCGTCGCGAACGGGGACCGTACAGACCTCGTCGACGGTTGAACGGGACGACGCGTGAGAGTTCACCAACGGGTCGGGCGAGCGGCCTCCGGTTCGAACTCACCAGCGGGAGACCCCATCGAAGTCAGCGTGTTCGGCACGCGGCACCGAACTTTCGGGTTCGGATCCCCAGCACGGTGGCCGTATGTACCATCGTGTGTCCGCTGCCCGAAATCTCACGCGACGTCAATACACCGCGCTCGACACCGAAGTGTGGCCTCGGCACTCATAGGGCTCGTCGTCGCCGGGTGCCGAGTCCGGCTCGGAGCGGTGATTCGTCATCGGCCGCTCGTCGGTAGTCGCGCCGTCGAATAAAAGGATCCGGCCGCGGCGTCAGTGCGACGAGCCGGCGTACTCGTTCCAGCGGTCGGTGCCGTTCGCGATCCGCCGGGTATCGGACGGGTCGAACGTCCCCGCCGCCTGCGCGACCGCCTCGGCGGCGGTCGGCAGGCCGTCGGTCCCGTCGTCGGCGTCGGTCGCACCGTCGTCAGCCGGGTTCGTCGATGGACCCGATCGGTCGGTCGTCGGTTCGGTCTCGGTCGCCTCGCGCGTGCTCGGACCGCCGGGACCGGTCGCCGTCCCCGCCGTCGAGCGTGCGTCAGTCGTGTACTACGGGTGGCACGACTCGACTGATGGGCGTATCCTTCATAATTGTTTATGTTGGTACGAGGTTTCGCCGGGCGGGGTGGGGAGAGCGCGCCGCGCCTACCAGGCCGACCACGCGGTGAGCGTCTCGTCGCGGGCGTACACCCGCTTGAGGTCCTTCGCGTAGGCGAGGTCGCCGGGGTGGTCGAGCTTCTCGTGGCGGTACTCGGGCGCGTCCTCGCGGATCTGGAGCCCCTCGACGGTGAACTCCTCCTCGCCGAACTCGACGGTCTCGTCGACGGTGAACTCGTAGTCGCCGGGGACGTTCACCCGCAGTGAGCGCGTTTGGTCCGCGTCGCCGTCCTTCGGGTGGAGCGTGACGGGGACCGCGACGTTGTCGACCGCGCGGGTCCACAGCGTCTCCACGTCGGTGATTTCAGCCTCCTCGACGCGGTTCTCCGGTCCGAGCTCGATCCCCGTGATCCGCACCTGCATCAGGGCGTCGTCGGTGTCGACGACGAACTC of Halorubrum trapanicum contains these proteins:
- a CDS encoding gamma-glutamyltransferase family protein, giving the protein MEPDLDRFTSRRSTVYGQRGVVATSQPLASEAGIEVLREGGNAFDAAVATAAALNVVEPTSTGLGGDVFALYRTADGDVGAMRSCGGAPADATIENVKAALAEDDDADSYYPDDGGYAVDDAGEAGMPFYGPHAVTVPGTARGWEATVEELGRLSLADALAPAIRYATEGYPVSEVIASYWASADALFSDDHAREAFLFDDEPPSVGQTVTLPRLGESMRTIAEEGADAVYEGEIAEAIADEVQSRGGFMTVDDLADFEVEWPDPVSTTYNGAEVYELPPNNQGLIALEALNVASELGAGEYEYDSPERVHYFAEAMKRAFHDGHRYITDPEYEEVPPLASEEWAAERAAGVGETASHDVSFGVPNANAEDADTVLLTVADEAGNVVSYINSRFAGFGSGLVAGDTGIALQNRGASFSLDPDHPNSLEPGKRPFHTLIPGVVRFDEDDWAAFGVMGGYMQPQGHVQVISNIVDYDMPLQRALDEPRWRYRESGELGLEPHFDDDAAAKLVRKDHDVRTLSPVMFGGAQIARNEGGVLSAATEPRKDGNAQGY
- a CDS encoding HVO_0476 family zinc finger protein, with protein sequence MSDTKAGARVGLPCPSCSPSEPTVHEVLSPGGQATVRCTECDHTHKAEIPEEETVAVTIVVSQDGDSFTTTMDVPAEGDVATGEEFVVDTDDALMQVRITGIELGPENRVEEAEITDVETLWTRAVDNVAVPVTLHPKDGDADQTRSLRVNVPGDYEFTVDETVEFGEEEFTVEGLQIREDAPEYRHEKLDHPGDLAYAKDLKRVYARDETLTAWSAW
- a CDS encoding putative quinol monooxygenase → MSDSEYALQARLEAKPEKADEVAEFLESALPAAEAEEKTTTWFALRLDETTFGIFDTFPDEEGRQAHLDGEIAAELFERADELFVEEPQVDEIDVLAAKHS